In a genomic window of Streptomyces sp. SJL17-4:
- a CDS encoding chaplin, with translation MSRIAKAVVLTVGAAAAVAGAAGAAAADAGAEAAAVKSPGVASGNVVQVPVHIPVNLCGNTVSVIGALNPALGNACVNA, from the coding sequence ATGTCCCGTATCGCCAAGGCCGTTGTCCTGACCGTGGGTGCCGCCGCCGCGGTCGCCGGTGCCGCCGGTGCCGCCGCCGCCGACGCCGGCGCCGAGGCCGCGGCCGTGAAGTCCCCCGGTGTCGCCTCCGGCAACGTCGTCCAGGTCCCGGTGCACATCCCGGTCAACCTCTGCGGCAACACCGTCAGCGTCATCGGCGCGCTGAACCCGGCCCTCGGCAACGCCTGCGTCAACGCCTGA
- a CDS encoding DUF3344 domain-containing protein: MRNSAVLAVRRSVLCALSCAALSAALPVASASAPEPREASRVPFAARYQSVQHGGVVRAANSSAKGAKGTESVNDDAAIAYVDVDSDPNTYNSSRAELAVPADARVSWARLYWGGNLRVGEQKPPEDNGRVLIAEPGGQYKALLADTLIGHRTADGADAFQASADVTELVRSARSGQWTVAQVNVAMGRSAVGGWGGWTLVAAYEKASEPLRRIGVWDGFETVGPHSGELRVPLDANRYGKDTNGSLGVIAYDGDRGTSGDYLAVETSRSKGVRLSDSANSADDVMNSSITEFGTGRTVRSPDGTNTLGYDSDVFDLRGALRDGADRVHVRSGSRKDTVWLGALFFQADVRR; the protein is encoded by the coding sequence ATGCGGAATTCAGCGGTTCTTGCTGTGCGTCGCAGCGTGTTGTGCGCCCTGTCGTGTGCGGCGCTGTCCGCCGCGCTGCCGGTCGCCTCCGCCTCAGCACCCGAGCCCCGGGAGGCGAGCCGCGTCCCGTTCGCCGCCCGCTACCAGTCCGTGCAGCACGGTGGGGTCGTGCGTGCGGCCAACTCCTCGGCGAAGGGCGCGAAGGGCACCGAGTCGGTCAACGACGACGCCGCGATCGCCTACGTCGACGTGGACAGCGACCCCAACACGTACAACTCCAGCCGGGCCGAACTCGCCGTTCCCGCGGATGCCCGGGTCAGCTGGGCCCGTCTCTACTGGGGCGGGAACCTGCGGGTGGGCGAGCAGAAGCCGCCCGAGGACAACGGCCGGGTACTGATCGCCGAGCCCGGCGGCCAGTACAAGGCGCTGCTCGCGGACACCCTGATCGGCCACCGCACGGCCGACGGAGCCGACGCCTTCCAGGCCTCCGCCGATGTCACCGAGCTGGTCCGTTCCGCCCGGTCGGGGCAGTGGACGGTCGCTCAGGTCAACGTCGCCATGGGCCGGTCGGCGGTCGGCGGCTGGGGTGGCTGGACGCTCGTCGCCGCGTACGAGAAGGCGTCGGAACCGCTCCGCAGGATCGGTGTCTGGGACGGATTCGAAACGGTCGGACCGCACTCCGGCGAGCTTCGCGTACCGCTCGACGCAAACCGTTACGGCAAGGACACGAACGGCAGTCTCGGGGTGATCGCCTATGACGGCGACCGGGGTACTTCCGGTGATTACCTGGCAGTGGAAACGAGCCGCTCGAAGGGCGTCCGGCTCTCCGATTCCGCCAATTCCGCGGACGACGTGATGAACTCCAGCATCACCGAATTCGGCACCGGCCGTACGGTCCGCTCACCCGATGGTACGAACACTCTGGGGTACGACTCCGACGTCTTCGACCTGCGGGGGGCACTGCGCGACGGGGCCGACCGTGTCCACGTCCGGTCGGGGAGCCGGAAGGACACCGTGTGGCTCGGTGCGCTCTTCTTCCAGGCGGACGTCCGGCGCTGA
- a CDS encoding glycosyltransferase translates to MLPPRDTDPGSVTVLHAVQPGDGGVARVVIDLVRAQLAAGLRVAVACPPDTVLAAAVRAEGADTHVWRAGRNPGPRLVRETRDLARVIRTVRPGLVHAHSAKAGLCARLALRGRVPTVYQPHAWSFEAVEGTTAALARRWERFGARWADRIVCVSEAERRTGEAAGVTADWSVVHNGVDVARFATEGPPGNPAPTVVCVGRLCRQKGQDVLLAAWPAVLAEVPTARLVLVGDGPDGERLRAAAGPSVRFTGAVDDTVPWYRAADVVVLPSRWEGMALAPLEAMAAGRPVVVSDVDGARESLPPAHEPLCLVPPEDPAALATALGRLLGRQELRHRLGREAHEHVLSRFDVRRTGAAVADVYRELARVRGTEHREPIAQ, encoded by the coding sequence GTGCTGCCTCCACGAGACACGGACCCCGGGTCCGTCACCGTCCTGCACGCGGTCCAGCCCGGTGACGGCGGGGTCGCCCGTGTCGTCATCGACCTCGTCCGCGCCCAACTCGCCGCCGGTCTGCGGGTCGCGGTCGCCTGTCCCCCGGACACCGTCCTGGCCGCCGCCGTCCGCGCCGAAGGGGCCGACACCCATGTCTGGCGGGCCGGCCGGAACCCCGGACCCCGGCTCGTCCGCGAGACCCGGGACCTGGCCCGGGTGATCCGTACCGTCCGCCCCGGACTCGTCCACGCGCACAGCGCGAAGGCCGGGCTCTGCGCCCGACTCGCCCTGCGCGGACGGGTTCCGACGGTGTATCAGCCGCATGCCTGGTCCTTCGAGGCGGTCGAGGGAACGACCGCCGCGCTGGCCCGGCGCTGGGAGCGGTTCGGCGCCCGCTGGGCCGACCGGATCGTCTGCGTCAGCGAGGCCGAACGGCGTACCGGCGAGGCCGCCGGGGTCACGGCGGACTGGTCCGTCGTCCACAACGGTGTGGACGTGGCCCGGTTCGCGACCGAAGGCCCGCCCGGCAACCCCGCGCCCACCGTCGTCTGCGTGGGCCGGCTCTGCCGCCAGAAGGGGCAGGACGTGCTGCTCGCCGCCTGGCCCGCCGTCCTCGCGGAGGTGCCGACGGCCCGTCTCGTCCTGGTCGGCGACGGCCCCGACGGCGAGCGGCTGCGCGCCGCCGCCGGCCCCTCGGTGCGGTTCACCGGCGCCGTCGACGACACCGTCCCCTGGTACCGGGCCGCCGATGTCGTCGTCCTGCCGTCCCGCTGGGAGGGCATGGCGCTCGCGCCCCTGGAGGCGATGGCGGCCGGCCGGCCGGTCGTCGTCAGCGATGTCGACGGGGCCCGCGAGAGCCTGCCGCCCGCCCATGAACCCCTGTGCCTGGTCCCGCCCGAGGACCCGGCCGCGCTCGCCACCGCTCTCGGCCGCCTCCTCGGCAGGCAGGAGCTCCGGCACCGCCTGGGCCGTGAGGCCCACGAGCACGTACTCAGCAGATTCGATGTCCGGCGCACCGGCGCTGCCGTCGCGGACGTCTACCGCGAACTGGCCCGAGTGCGGGGCACCGAGCACAGAGAGCCGATTGCGCAGTGA
- a CDS encoding sugar transferase codes for MTTESTSVPPSPGPWPTAGQTFGLASLAPRRGTTDRLALLYRPVRPRSGVLPLVAVDCLAVLSAATLLSTAHHDVRLLLPIVALVLVLDGHAGLHRPAPHTRALDELPALASRAGVAWCLAAAAVAAASPDLAIGPLRLCAAYATHVGVVTLIRALLLARRRRIARDHPRSALIVGGAGAARRFASAAAQHPEYGVRPVGIVGVPEQGGAPRPAGESGLPVLTTTEEIHRAVIQNTVRDAVFLDDDPGLVTLFQHYGCTTWRVGGRHQDGPMGAHMWGYAWQRVVPPVERRGLPAKRALDIALAAPALAFALPVLLLCALAVRFADGPGVLFRQERVGQHGRHFTLLKFRTLRPSDDTESATRWNVAGDRRMSAAGNFLRKTSLDELPQLWNVLRGDMSLVGPRPERPYFVAQFSKIHAGYAARHRMPVGLTGLAQVHGLRGDTSIEDRCRFDNHYIDHWSLWQDVCILLRTAAGLVRPTGS; via the coding sequence GTGACCACCGAAAGCACCAGCGTCCCTCCCTCACCGGGCCCCTGGCCCACGGCAGGCCAGACCTTCGGCCTCGCCTCCCTCGCACCGCGCCGCGGCACGACCGACCGGCTCGCCCTGCTGTACCGCCCGGTGCGGCCGCGGTCCGGCGTGCTGCCGCTCGTCGCGGTCGACTGCCTGGCCGTCCTCTCCGCCGCCACGCTGCTGAGCACGGCGCACCACGACGTCCGGCTGCTGCTGCCGATCGTGGCGCTCGTCCTCGTCCTCGACGGGCACGCGGGGCTCCACCGTCCGGCCCCGCACACCCGGGCCCTCGACGAGCTGCCCGCGCTCGCCTCCCGAGCCGGCGTCGCCTGGTGTCTGGCGGCGGCCGCGGTGGCCGCCGCCTCCCCGGACCTGGCGATCGGGCCGCTGCGGCTCTGCGCCGCGTACGCCACGCACGTCGGCGTCGTGACCTTGATCAGGGCGTTGCTGCTCGCCCGGCGGCGCCGGATCGCCCGCGACCATCCGCGGTCGGCGCTGATCGTCGGCGGGGCGGGGGCCGCGCGCCGGTTCGCCTCCGCCGCCGCCCAGCATCCCGAGTACGGGGTACGACCGGTCGGCATCGTCGGCGTGCCCGAGCAGGGCGGCGCTCCCCGGCCGGCCGGCGAGTCCGGGCTTCCGGTGCTCACCACGACGGAGGAGATCCACCGGGCCGTCATCCAGAACACCGTGCGCGACGCGGTGTTCCTCGACGACGACCCGGGGCTCGTGACCCTCTTCCAGCACTACGGCTGCACCACCTGGCGGGTCGGCGGACGGCACCAGGACGGGCCGATGGGCGCGCACATGTGGGGGTACGCCTGGCAGCGCGTCGTCCCGCCGGTCGAGCGCCGCGGTCTGCCCGCCAAGCGTGCCCTCGACATCGCGCTCGCCGCGCCCGCGCTGGCGTTCGCGCTGCCGGTGCTGCTGCTCTGCGCGCTCGCCGTGCGGTTCGCGGACGGTCCCGGGGTGCTGTTCCGGCAGGAGCGGGTCGGTCAGCACGGGCGGCACTTCACGCTGCTCAAGTTCCGTACGCTCCGGCCCTCCGACGACACCGAGTCGGCGACCCGCTGGAACGTGGCGGGCGACCGGCGGATGAGCGCGGCCGGGAACTTCCTGCGGAAGACCTCGCTCGACGAGCTGCCGCAGCTGTGGAACGTGCTGCGCGGCGATATGAGCCTGGTCGGGCCGCGGCCCGAACGCCCCTACTTCGTCGCCCAGTTCAGCAAGATCCACGCCGGTTACGCGGCCCGGCACCGGATGCCGGTGGGGCTGACCGGTCTGGCGCAGGTGCACGGGCTGCGCGGCGACACCTCGATCGAGGACCGCTGCCGCTTCGACAACCACTACATCGACCACTGGTCGCTCTGGCAGGACGTCTGCATCCTGCTGCGCACGGCGGCCGGACTCGTCCGACCCACAGGGAGCTGA
- a CDS encoding O-antigen ligase family protein: protein MATAVTVPALAPDVREPGARETGVRDWARRAGALSPVLAVIALLLVPGGGGAQGGTGGTGTVADAASGLLVLICLVRVLRGGARPLTRTAAVVLGLPVLGICLAAITSNDPAASLPGVARYVQIFVLVPAAVLLMIRDRRDFAVVAWGLVGLALLQGAVGVAQYLTGTGASYMGEDIRAVGTFGPTDVMGMATVVSYGLVVVTGIALGSGPGRTRTAALVCAGLLFLPLVLSFSRGAWIATVLACGIQLLLSGPRRAARVALAAGALGVVLVGGLGIGSAMVKERVASITQVAAAPDQSVTDRYTMWAAAGRMWASEPVTGVGLKGFPQYRDSNASLALSSGSDTAGAGAAFARQPLLSPHNMYLLVLSEQGLFGLLALAGSWVALLVGALRRRRLGADCALVATGLLGWQLIDFFYADIGGPSTVLMSVVLGLAAWWALAEVRRA from the coding sequence ATGGCCACGGCCGTGACGGTGCCGGCGCTCGCCCCGGACGTACGGGAGCCCGGCGCCCGGGAGACCGGCGTACGGGACTGGGCGCGCAGGGCCGGGGCGCTCTCCCCGGTCCTCGCCGTGATCGCGCTGCTGCTCGTCCCGGGCGGCGGCGGCGCGCAGGGCGGCACCGGCGGCACCGGGACGGTCGCCGACGCGGCCTCCGGGCTGCTCGTCCTGATCTGCCTCGTCCGGGTGCTGCGCGGCGGCGCCCGGCCGCTGACCCGGACGGCGGCCGTCGTCCTCGGTCTGCCGGTCCTCGGCATCTGTCTCGCGGCGATCACCTCGAACGACCCGGCGGCGAGCCTGCCGGGCGTCGCCCGGTACGTACAGATCTTCGTGCTCGTCCCGGCCGCCGTGCTCCTGATGATCCGTGACCGGCGGGACTTCGCCGTGGTCGCCTGGGGTCTGGTCGGGCTCGCGCTGCTCCAGGGCGCGGTGGGTGTCGCCCAGTACCTGACCGGCACCGGTGCCTCGTACATGGGTGAGGACATCCGGGCCGTCGGCACCTTCGGGCCGACCGATGTGATGGGCATGGCGACCGTCGTGTCGTACGGGCTCGTCGTCGTCACCGGGATCGCGCTCGGCAGCGGTCCCGGGCGGACCCGGACGGCCGCGCTCGTCTGCGCCGGACTGCTCTTCCTGCCGCTCGTGCTGTCGTTCAGCCGGGGCGCCTGGATCGCGACCGTGCTCGCCTGCGGGATCCAGCTGCTGCTCTCGGGTCCCCGGCGGGCCGCGCGCGTGGCGCTCGCCGCCGGCGCGCTCGGGGTGGTCCTGGTCGGCGGGCTCGGCATCGGCTCGGCGATGGTGAAGGAGCGGGTCGCCAGCATCACTCAGGTGGCGGCCGCGCCGGACCAGTCGGTGACGGACCGGTACACGATGTGGGCGGCGGCCGGGCGGATGTGGGCCTCGGAGCCGGTCACCGGCGTCGGCCTCAAGGGCTTCCCGCAGTACCGCGACTCGAACGCCTCCCTCGCCCTGTCCTCCGGCAGCGACACGGCCGGCGCGGGCGCCGCCTTCGCACGGCAGCCGCTGCTGTCCCCGCACAACATGTACCTCCTGGTCCTCAGCGAGCAGGGCCTGTTCGGGCTGCTCGCCCTCGCGGGCAGCTGGGTGGCGCTGCTCGTCGGCGCGCTGCGGCGCCGGCGCCTCGGCGCGGACTGCGCGCTCGTCGCGACGGGCCTGCTCGGCTGGCAGCTCATCGACTTCTTCTACGCGGACATCGGCGGCCCCTCGACGGTCCTGATGTCGGTCGTGCTGGGCCTCGCGGCCTGGTGGGCCCTCGCGGAGGTCCGGCGTGCGTGA
- a CDS encoding lipid II flippase MurJ, producing MRDPWAGEPEPTDTPRAGEPRPTGGPPCGTPLTDPWPTAPPGPTDSPWPSEAVVLPGTDTGTRTGTGTGTGTRTGTRTGTGAGAGTGTGAGTGTGAGAGSRAASPGPSGRRAHARGRAARTGAPEGRGFLAKAAAVTAGLTAVGALLGLVRDQILAGYFGAGAETDAFLVAWTVPEFASTLLIEDAMALILVPAFSRALARRSGSLYGDPVRALVRGTLPRLTLTVGVVAAILVVAAPLIVGALAPGLPDPGLAIDCTRLTGTCVLTFALVGYCSAALRAHGSFLPPATIYVAYNAGIIGTILLLREPWGVRSAAAGVAVGGVLMVLVQAPSLIRELRARPVPMREPEALAPSSTGEGRILVLGLIAPVVAFSLSRQSQTLIERFLASPLPAGAISHLNYAQKVAQMPMILSLMLCTVSFPVVARALAAGDTEAARRRVERDLLLAAVVVLVGASTVIAVAPRIVELLFERGEFTRTDTVATAAVMRVYALGLLGQTMVGALVRCYFSAARPLWYPAAAMAAGLVTTAAAGVPGAHYWGAVGIAAANALGITLTAVLLLRGAHRQAVPVRVDRLGEGLLRLATAGAWATGAGWLCSLAIGPAALAVAVAGLVVAGVFLIFIACAAKAPEIPPLPSSASRRTPHARRHRAEPSAAEAAPVDEAAPVGGDVPLDRGHR from the coding sequence GTGCGTGACCCGTGGGCCGGGGAACCGGAGCCCACGGACACCCCGCGGGCCGGTGAACCACGCCCCACGGGCGGACCGCCCTGCGGCACCCCGCTGACCGACCCCTGGCCGACCGCGCCTCCGGGCCCCACGGACTCCCCGTGGCCCTCGGAGGCCGTCGTGCTGCCGGGGACGGACACAGGCACGCGTACGGGCACAGGTACGGGCACGGGCACGCGCACGGGCACACGTACGGGCACAGGCGCGGGCGCGGGCACGGGCACGGGCGCGGGCACGGGCACGGGCGCGGGTGCGGGCTCCCGCGCCGCCTCCCCCGGTCCCTCCGGCCGTCGCGCCCACGCCCGGGGCCGGGCGGCCCGGACCGGCGCGCCCGAGGGCCGGGGCTTCCTCGCGAAGGCCGCCGCCGTGACCGCCGGACTCACCGCGGTCGGGGCGCTGCTCGGGCTCGTACGGGACCAGATCCTGGCCGGGTACTTCGGGGCCGGCGCCGAGACGGACGCGTTCCTGGTGGCGTGGACGGTGCCGGAGTTCGCCTCGACGCTGCTCATCGAGGACGCCATGGCACTGATCCTGGTGCCGGCCTTCTCCCGTGCCCTGGCCCGCCGTTCCGGCAGCCTGTACGGCGACCCGGTCCGCGCCCTCGTACGGGGCACCCTGCCCCGGCTCACCCTCACCGTCGGCGTCGTCGCCGCGATCCTCGTCGTCGCCGCCCCACTGATCGTCGGGGCGCTCGCCCCCGGTCTGCCCGACCCCGGCCTCGCGATCGACTGCACCCGGCTGACCGGGACCTGCGTCCTGACGTTCGCCCTGGTCGGCTACTGCTCGGCGGCGCTCCGCGCGCACGGCTCGTTCCTGCCACCGGCCACCATCTACGTGGCGTACAACGCCGGCATCATCGGCACCATCCTGCTGCTCCGCGAGCCCTGGGGCGTGCGCTCGGCCGCCGCCGGCGTCGCCGTCGGCGGGGTCCTGATGGTCCTCGTCCAGGCCCCCTCGCTCATCCGGGAGCTGCGCGCCCGCCCCGTACCGATGCGGGAGCCCGAGGCGCTCGCGCCCTCCTCCACCGGTGAGGGCCGCATCCTGGTCCTCGGACTGATCGCGCCCGTCGTCGCGTTCTCGCTGTCCCGCCAGTCGCAGACGCTGATCGAACGCTTCCTCGCCTCGCCGCTGCCCGCCGGCGCCATCTCGCATCTGAACTACGCGCAGAAGGTCGCGCAGATGCCGATGATCCTCTCCCTCATGCTGTGCACGGTCAGCTTCCCGGTGGTCGCCCGCGCCCTCGCGGCGGGCGACACGGAGGCGGCCCGCCGCCGCGTCGAGCGGGACCTGCTGCTCGCCGCCGTCGTCGTCCTCGTCGGCGCCTCGACGGTGATCGCCGTCGCGCCCCGGATCGTCGAGCTGCTCTTCGAGCGCGGCGAGTTCACCCGTACCGACACCGTCGCCACCGCCGCCGTCATGAGGGTCTACGCCCTCGGGCTGCTCGGCCAGACGATGGTGGGCGCGCTGGTCCGCTGCTACTTCTCCGCCGCGCGCCCGCTCTGGTACCCGGCCGCCGCGATGGCCGCCGGGCTCGTCACCACCGCCGCCGCCGGAGTCCCCGGCGCCCACTACTGGGGCGCCGTCGGCATCGCCGCCGCCAACGCCCTCGGCATCACCCTGACCGCGGTCCTGCTGCTGCGCGGCGCGCACCGGCAGGCCGTCCCGGTCCGTGTCGACCGGCTCGGCGAGGGACTGCTCCGGCTCGCCACCGCGGGTGCGTGGGCCACCGGCGCCGGCTGGCTGTGCTCGCTCGCGATCGGCCCCGCCGCCCTCGCCGTCGCCGTGGCGGGCCTGGTCGTCGCCGGCGTCTTCCTGATCTTCATCGCCTGCGCCGCCAAGGCGCCCGAGATTCCGCCCCTGCCCAGCTCCGCCTCCCGGAGGACCCCCCATGCCCGCCGCCACCGCGCTGAGCCGTCTGCTGCCGAAGCCGCCCCTGTGGATGAAGCCGCCCCCGTGGGTGGCGATGTACCACTCGATCGCGGACACCGCTGA
- a CDS encoding polysaccharide deacetylase family protein, translated as MPAATALSRLLPKPPLWMKPPPWVAMYHSIADTADDPYRVTVSPVRFARQLHWLGDRGLRGVSVRELLAATAEGRAKGLVGLTFDDGYADFLDSALPLLRRHGFTATVYVLPGRLGGENTWDAEGPRKPLLTEDGIVRIAEAGFEIGSHGLTHVSLTAADDTELAAETRRSRELLEEMTGTTVEGFCYPYGQVDPRAIHAVRKAGYRYGCAIDPGPHTGTYALPRVHIGEDDTSWRLTAKRLLHPLRRRHPADLIPARYGPAVVGAS; from the coding sequence ATGCCCGCCGCCACCGCGCTGAGCCGTCTGCTGCCGAAGCCGCCCCTGTGGATGAAGCCGCCCCCGTGGGTGGCGATGTACCACTCGATCGCGGACACCGCTGACGATCCGTACCGGGTGACCGTCTCCCCCGTGCGCTTCGCCCGGCAGCTGCACTGGCTGGGCGACCGAGGGCTGCGCGGGGTGTCGGTCCGGGAGCTGCTCGCCGCCACCGCGGAGGGGCGCGCCAAGGGGCTCGTGGGCCTGACCTTCGACGACGGTTACGCGGACTTCCTCGACTCGGCGCTGCCGCTGCTCCGCCGGCACGGCTTCACGGCGACGGTGTACGTCCTGCCGGGGCGGCTCGGCGGCGAGAACACCTGGGACGCGGAGGGTCCGCGCAAGCCGCTGCTGACCGAGGACGGCATCGTGCGGATCGCCGAGGCCGGCTTCGAGATCGGCTCGCACGGGCTCACGCACGTCTCGCTCACCGCGGCCGACGACACGGAGCTGGCCGCGGAGACCCGGCGGAGCCGCGAGCTCCTGGAGGAGATGACCGGCACCACCGTCGAGGGCTTCTGCTACCCGTACGGACAGGTCGACCCGCGCGCGATCCACGCCGTACGCAAGGCCGGTTACCGCTACGGCTGTGCGATCGACCCGGGCCCGCACACCGGCACGTACGCCCTGCCCCGGGTCCACATCGGCGAGGACGACACCTCGTGGCGGCTCACCGCCAAGCGCCTCCTGCACCCGCTGCGCCGCCGCCACCCCGCCGACCTGATCCCCGCGCGGTACGGCCCCGCCGTGGTCGGTGCGTCATGA
- a CDS encoding glycosyltransferase, producing MKVLHVITGLGIGGAEQQLRLLLRHLPVQSGVVTLTNPGAVAAGIESDGTPVTHLGMAGNRDIGALPRLARIVRQGRYDLVHTHLYRACVYGRTAARLAGVRRVIATEHSLGETQIEGRPLSAGTRALYLASERLGTSTVAVSPSVARRLADWGVPPDRIRVVPNGIETDRFAFDTRARRLARGVLGLPDDAYVVGGVGRLTPGKRFERLVRAVASIPDVRLLLVGEGEQRAELLRVARECGAADRVLLAGACEDPPNTDRPGPSLPELLAAMDVFVSTSPDETFGLAVVEALAAGLPVLYVACPAIDDLTPEAAPGARRIGESVPELVSALRGIHDARLARLPLPAAARRYDIAHSARQLMSLYDQAVHGTPSPAK from the coding sequence ATGAAGGTCCTGCACGTCATCACCGGGCTGGGCATCGGCGGCGCCGAGCAGCAGCTGCGGCTCCTGCTCCGCCATCTGCCGGTCCAGAGCGGCGTGGTCACGCTCACCAACCCCGGCGCCGTCGCCGCCGGCATCGAGTCCGACGGCACCCCCGTCACCCATCTGGGCATGGCGGGCAACCGTGACATCGGCGCGCTCCCGCGCCTGGCCCGGATCGTCCGGCAGGGCCGGTACGACCTCGTCCACACCCATCTCTACCGGGCCTGCGTGTACGGCAGGACGGCGGCCCGGCTCGCCGGCGTGCGGCGGGTCATCGCCACCGAACACTCCCTCGGCGAGACCCAGATCGAGGGACGGCCGCTCTCGGCGGGCACCCGCGCGCTCTACCTCGCGTCCGAGCGGCTGGGCACCTCCACGGTCGCCGTCTCCCCGAGCGTCGCCCGCCGGCTCGCCGACTGGGGGGTGCCGCCGGACCGCATCCGGGTCGTCCCCAACGGCATCGAGACCGACCGCTTCGCCTTCGACACCCGCGCCCGCCGCCTCGCCCGGGGCGTCCTCGGGCTCCCCGACGACGCCTACGTCGTCGGCGGGGTGGGGCGGCTCACGCCCGGAAAGCGGTTCGAGCGGCTCGTCCGGGCGGTGGCCTCGATCCCGGACGTCCGGCTGCTCCTCGTCGGCGAGGGCGAGCAGCGCGCGGAACTCCTCCGGGTGGCCCGCGAGTGCGGGGCCGCCGACCGGGTCCTGCTCGCCGGGGCCTGCGAGGACCCGCCGAACACCGACCGGCCCGGGCCCTCACTGCCCGAACTCCTCGCCGCCATGGACGTCTTCGTGTCCACCTCCCCCGACGAGACCTTCGGACTCGCCGTCGTCGAGGCCCTCGCCGCCGGACTGCCCGTGCTGTACGTGGCCTGCCCGGCCATCGACGACCTGACACCGGAGGCGGCACCGGGTGCCCGCCGGATCGGCGAGTCCGTACCCGAGCTGGTCTCCGCGCTGCGCGGCATCCATGACGCCCGGCTGGCCCGGCTCCCGCTGCCGGCCGCCGCCCGCCGCTACGACATCGCGCACAGCGCCCGGCAGTTGATGTCCCTCTACGACCAGGCCGTCCACGGCACCCCCTCCCCCGCGAAGTGA
- a CDS encoding lipopolysaccharide biosynthesis protein: MNTTPRRTFLPAGLRAPGRWAVLPAAVLAGAVLGGGYGALKTPQYAATSYVIVVPAEKSDPAAALGFAQAYGRVATDIAVTGDAQVWAGVTADTLRKSVQAATSPDAPMISITAKSVKPAKAVSMADGVARALVLNSTHVAGSTGVKVVQFSRATKPVAPVSPSAPLSALVGGCAGGLLGGLALLVRPKRATARSEARHSRQAATPSGTTPSAAVPAPAAAAHQPEAV; the protein is encoded by the coding sequence ATGAACACCACCCCACGCCGTACCTTCCTCCCCGCCGGCCTGCGCGCACCGGGCCGCTGGGCGGTCCTGCCCGCCGCCGTCCTCGCCGGAGCCGTCCTCGGCGGCGGTTACGGGGCCCTCAAGACCCCGCAGTACGCGGCGACCAGCTACGTCATCGTCGTACCGGCCGAGAAGTCCGACCCGGCGGCCGCGCTCGGCTTCGCCCAGGCCTACGGGCGGGTCGCCACCGACATCGCGGTGACCGGCGACGCCCAGGTGTGGGCGGGGGTCACCGCCGACACCCTGCGCAAGAGCGTGCAGGCCGCGACCTCCCCGGACGCCCCGATGATCTCGATCACCGCCAAGTCCGTGAAGCCCGCGAAGGCCGTGTCCATGGCCGACGGGGTGGCCCGCGCGCTGGTCCTCAACAGCACCCACGTCGCCGGCAGCACGGGCGTGAAGGTCGTCCAGTTCTCCCGTGCCACGAAGCCGGTCGCTCCCGTGTCGCCCTCCGCGCCGCTCTCCGCGCTCGTCGGCGGCTGTGCGGGCGGGCTCCTGGGCGGCCTCGCCCTCCTGGTCCGGCCGAAGCGCGCCACCGCGCGCAGCGAGGCCCGGCACTCCCGGCAGGCGGCGACCCCCTCCGGAACCACGCCCTCCGCCGCCGTGCCCGCTCCCGCTGCCGCGGCGCACCAGCCGGAGGCGGTGTGA